A stretch of the Tannerella serpentiformis genome encodes the following:
- a CDS encoding ATP-binding protein, translating to MKKGLTARNVLATKFNTLGFDGVWRDAVGDPQLTGSWIIYGDTKNGKTTFAMMLSKYLTAFGRVAYNSVEEGNSRTIQMAVDRAGMLEAGARWILLDRESKDELCERLRRQRSADIIFIDSVQFMDLKFSEYKDLKRRFPTKLFVYISHVDGRRPSTPTALRILRDANVAFRIEGFKAFPTSRYGGGRPVVIWDKGADEYWGREKEVGAGKAAR from the coding sequence ATGAAGAAGGGACTGACAGCGCGCAATGTGTTGGCCACGAAGTTCAACACGCTCGGGTTTGATGGCGTGTGGCGCGATGCGGTGGGTGATCCCCAGCTGACGGGCAGCTGGATCATTTACGGGGATACGAAAAACGGCAAAACGACCTTCGCGATGATGCTATCCAAGTATCTGACCGCCTTCGGCCGCGTGGCCTACAACAGCGTCGAGGAGGGCAATTCGCGAACGATCCAGATGGCTGTCGACCGCGCTGGAATGCTCGAAGCGGGCGCCCGCTGGATACTGCTCGACCGCGAAAGCAAGGACGAGCTTTGCGAAAGGCTGCGGCGGCAACGCAGTGCGGACATCATCTTTATCGATTCCGTGCAATTCATGGATCTGAAGTTTTCAGAATACAAAGACCTCAAACGACGCTTTCCCACGAAGCTGTTCGTCTACATCAGTCACGTGGACGGCCGTCGCCCCTCGACGCCCACGGCCCTGCGCATCCTGCGCGATGCCAACGTGGCTTTCCGCATCGAAGGGTTCAAAGCCTTCCCCACGAGCCGTTACGGCGGCGGTCGGCCGGTGGTGATCTGGGATAAAGGCGCGGATGAATACTGGGGGCGAGAAAAAGAAGTAGGGGCGGGTAAGGCCGCCCGGTAG
- a CDS encoding DUF3164 family protein, whose protein sequence is MTTVEMTAEERQEFEAYKLAKEKKAAEAKRKSDREAYTELVDETIAAVMPELTNISEAIAQKKTAAAEAFRGALEMKAELFGVKDDQQSHTFTNSEGTMRITIGHYMLDNYRDTVNEGIAMVKTYIESQARDDASRALVKAILRLLSRDEAGNLKASRVLQLQKMAEETGDERFIEGVRIIQESYQPTPSKDYIRAAVRDESGAWVPIPLSMTDV, encoded by the coding sequence ATGACAACAGTAGAAATGACGGCCGAGGAGCGCCAAGAGTTTGAGGCCTACAAACTGGCCAAAGAGAAGAAAGCGGCGGAGGCCAAACGGAAGTCCGATCGCGAAGCCTACACGGAATTGGTGGATGAGACGATCGCGGCCGTAATGCCCGAGCTGACGAATATCAGCGAGGCTATCGCCCAGAAAAAGACGGCCGCGGCGGAGGCCTTCCGCGGGGCATTGGAGATGAAGGCGGAGCTGTTCGGCGTGAAAGACGATCAGCAGTCGCACACGTTCACCAACTCCGAGGGCACGATGCGCATCACCATCGGGCACTACATGCTCGACAATTACCGCGACACGGTGAACGAGGGTATCGCGATGGTCAAAACGTACATCGAATCGCAGGCCCGCGACGATGCCAGCCGCGCGCTGGTCAAGGCCATCCTGCGGCTGCTGTCGCGCGACGAGGCGGGCAATCTGAAGGCCTCCCGCGTGCTACAGCTGCAAAAGATGGCCGAGGAAACGGGCGACGAACGCTTTATAGAGGGCGTGCGCATCATCCAAGAGAGCTACCAACCCACGCCCTCGAAAGACTACATCCGCGCGGCGGTACGTGACGAGTCGGGCGCCTGGGTGCCCATCCCCTTAAGCATGACGGACGTATGA
- a CDS encoding BRO-N domain-containing protein → METSILQWKEGASVRMQMIKDEPWFAAKDVCELLGLDNSRQAVSRLDDDEKGVINSDTLGGKQELTFVNESGMYALIFQSRKPQARAFRKWVTGEVLPSLRKYGYYVAPGAQLTDEQREELERVMMGRMRRYLSRRDYIQVARSTGYPVWFVQRVVAGQAGGHAGSVMLALQERALKNCQEYVNPLSEARMTSVIEQLS, encoded by the coding sequence ATGGAAACGAGCATTTTACAATGGAAAGAAGGGGCATCCGTACGGATGCAGATGATTAAGGATGAGCCGTGGTTTGCGGCCAAAGATGTGTGCGAGCTGCTTGGACTTGATAACAGCCGCCAAGCAGTGAGCCGGCTCGACGATGACGAAAAGGGTGTCATTAATAGTGACACCCTTGGTGGAAAGCAGGAGCTTACGTTCGTCAACGAGTCCGGAATGTATGCGCTGATCTTTCAAAGCAGGAAGCCGCAGGCACGGGCGTTCCGGAAATGGGTGACGGGCGAAGTGCTGCCGAGCCTTCGGAAATATGGCTACTACGTGGCGCCGGGGGCTCAGCTGACCGACGAGCAACGGGAAGAGCTGGAACGGGTGATGATGGGGCGGATGAGGCGCTACCTGTCGCGGCGGGACTACATACAGGTGGCGCGCTCGACGGGTTACCCGGTGTGGTTCGTGCAGCGGGTAGTGGCTGGTCAGGCCGGTGGGCATGCCGGGAGCGTGATGCTGGCTTTGCAGGAACGGGCGCTGAAGAACTGTCAGGAGTATGTGAATCCGCTGTCGGAGGCGCGGATGACGTCCGTCATCGAACAACTGAGCTGA
- a CDS encoding ATP-binding protein, with translation MSLTNEYKEKIRAALAARRANFDGSDARFAATLGIGSAQYSRIKRGETVGVLADEKWISIARRLGVGLTDAPAWQTAETPVFKYITAQLEMCQQNGLSAMLCDLTDIGKTYTARQYVKTHRNAVYVDCSQVKTRQKLLRGIAREFGVGSTGRLADVYNDLVFYLKTLDRPLVILDEAGDLSYEAFLEIKALWNATEHCCGYYMMGADGLSEKIRRAIDNKKVGYAEIFGRFGKRYGKVVPTAREEAERFLQLTAAMIIKANAGADTDVNRLLRRLMGEDNTPSLRRINIELSKRA, from the coding sequence ATGAGCCTCACGAACGAATACAAAGAGAAAATCCGGGCTGCGCTGGCGGCGCGTCGGGCCAATTTCGACGGCTCGGACGCCCGCTTTGCCGCCACGCTTGGCATAGGCAGCGCGCAATACAGCCGCATCAAGCGGGGCGAGACGGTCGGGGTGCTGGCCGACGAAAAGTGGATCAGCATCGCCCGCCGCTTGGGCGTCGGCCTGACCGATGCGCCGGCATGGCAGACGGCCGAAACGCCCGTCTTCAAATACATCACGGCGCAGCTCGAAATGTGCCAGCAGAACGGCCTCTCGGCCATGCTCTGCGACCTGACCGACATCGGAAAGACCTACACCGCCCGGCAATATGTCAAAACGCACCGCAATGCCGTCTACGTGGATTGCTCGCAGGTCAAAACGCGGCAAAAGCTGCTGCGGGGCATCGCCCGAGAGTTTGGCGTGGGTAGCACGGGGCGGCTGGCGGACGTCTACAACGACCTCGTGTTCTACCTCAAAACGCTCGATCGGCCGCTGGTCATCCTCGACGAGGCGGGCGACCTCAGCTATGAGGCTTTCCTCGAGATCAAAGCCCTATGGAACGCCACGGAGCACTGCTGCGGGTATTACATGATGGGCGCTGACGGTCTCAGCGAAAAGATCCGCCGAGCCATCGACAATAAGAAGGTGGGCTACGCCGAAATCTTCGGCCGCTTTGGCAAGCGCTACGGCAAGGTCGTGCCCACGGCCCGCGAAGAGGCCGAGCGCTTCCTGCAACTGACGGCCGCGATGATCATCAAAGCCAACGCCGGGGCGGATACGGACGTGAACCGCCTGCTGCGCCGCCTGATGGGTGAGGATAACACGCCATCCCTCCGACGGATAAACATCGAACTGTCAAAAAGAGCATAA
- a CDS encoding GntR family transcriptional regulator encodes MGKILRDPESVKELAKAFRVSTQMVRAALNDASQSDLAKRIRKRALDMGLKEKGKEQVTVLK; translated from the coding sequence ATGGGAAAGATTCTAAGAGACCCCGAGTCGGTAAAGGAGTTGGCAAAGGCCTTCCGAGTGAGTACTCAAATGGTAAGAGCGGCATTAAATGATGCCTCGCAAAGCGACCTGGCTAAGCGTATCCGGAAACGGGCGCTGGATATGGGTCTGAAAGAGAAAGGAAAGGAACAAGTAACTGTATTAAAATGA
- a CDS encoding helix-turn-helix domain-containing protein, with protein MKNFLGVNDRILYLIDSQLGGNKKKFAERIGFAPQVVFNIVSGRKSKPSFDVLEAIISSFDEISPEWLLTGKGAMLRGQSAPEVAPPPSEPAFPGFIEKIQELSVKVGRLEAENEHLRAAIEAKQKEIEAQQREIEAQRREIEARQKEIEDKERQIKLMRIDHLKKEEPDIHTQYLEPAHAPLPPENPVESAELLKSQPQEALFTP; from the coding sequence ATGAAGAATTTTCTAGGTGTAAATGATAGAATCCTGTATTTGATTGATAGTCAGCTTGGTGGCAACAAGAAAAAATTTGCAGAAAGAATCGGATTCGCCCCTCAAGTCGTATTCAATATTGTTTCCGGGAGGAAAAGCAAGCCGAGTTTCGACGTGTTAGAAGCGATCATATCATCATTTGATGAAATATCTCCCGAATGGCTACTTACTGGCAAGGGGGCTATGCTGCGCGGGCAATCGGCGCCGGAAGTGGCTCCCCCACCATCAGAACCGGCCTTCCCCGGCTTTATCGAGAAAATACAGGAACTGTCTGTCAAAGTCGGCCGCTTAGAAGCTGAAAATGAGCACTTGCGCGCCGCCATCGAGGCCAAACAAAAAGAGATCGAAGCCCAACAAAGAGAGATCGAAGCCCAGCGAAGGGAGATTGAGGCCAGACAAAAAGAGATTGAGGATAAGGAACGACAGATCAAGCTGATGCGCATTGATCACCTGAAAAAAGAGGAACCCGATATTCATACTCAATATCTCGAACCTGCCCACGCACCTCTACCCCCCGAAAACCCCGTAGAATCCGCCGAACTGTTA
- a CDS encoding HAD family hydrolase, translated as MIIAVDFDGTIHDGQWPRIGEAMPGAREAINALRAEGHYIIIWTCREGRQQTEMVNWLLEKGIGFDRINDHQPDQVVAYGSDARKVYAHCYVDDKNVGGMLPWKDIAAWIRSREATYQGRLRTPAKFGRVHAGEVCRAHAAGNNTSETDDEV; from the coding sequence ATGATCATCGCAGTAGACTTTGATGGAACGATCCACGACGGCCAGTGGCCGAGGATCGGCGAGGCGATGCCTGGGGCGCGTGAGGCGATCAACGCTCTGCGCGCCGAAGGGCACTATATCATTATCTGGACATGCCGCGAAGGGCGCCAGCAAACGGAGATGGTGAACTGGCTGCTTGAAAAGGGCATCGGCTTCGATCGCATCAATGATCATCAGCCGGATCAGGTGGTGGCCTATGGTAGCGACGCGCGCAAGGTGTATGCGCATTGCTACGTGGATGATAAAAACGTAGGCGGGATGCTCCCGTGGAAAGATATTGCCGCGTGGATCCGAAGCCGGGAAGCGACTTACCAGGGGCGTCTGCGGACGCCGGCGAAGTTTGGCCGGGTACATGCCGGCGAAGTTTGCCGGGCGCATGCCGCTGGGAATAACACATCGGAAACGGACGACGAGGTGTAA